GAGCAGCAAGTTTTGAATCCTTGGTAGAGGTGGGAATCTCTTATGTTAATGACTAAAAAGCTTGGTAGGCTTAAATAGTGTTGTCATTAAAATTATATTTAGTCACAAAAAGTAACAAACTGACTCATAAGTCAGGATTTTCTTCATTACCTATGAAGTTTAGGGATATATAACGCACAAAAGCCTACTTTTTTGGTTAGTGTTAAAATTATCCCCAATTTGGAAACCTATCAACTATATTATTAAGGCAGTGAACACTTCCTGTAGCTTCCCTATACAGATGAAGCGCTCTGCTGAGAACCTTTAGTTATGTTATTACTTATATTTTTATTGAGTGTATGTTTAATTGCCTAGAGTTAGCCATTAATACTAATTATGCCAGAGTCGAAACATCATATACTCAGTATATTTTTACATATAAAAATAGCAAACTATACAAAATGTTATCAGTGTTTAATGCTATTGCTCAAAGAAATAACACTATTAAAGGTCAAATTAACTACCAAATAAAATCTTTAACAGAAGTGTTAGCTGGGCATTCCATATACCAACGGTATACTAGGCAAAAACTACAAAGAGGAGAAAATATTAATAACTTGTGGAAGTTATACAGATCAATTTTCAGTAAATGTATGTATACTTCTCTAGAATTAGCTGTACGCTCACCTGTGGTGAGCAAAACGTCATCTCTATGTTCCCTTCTCTTAAAGGATCTGCGTCAACAGGCTACTGCACCATCAATTATGAGTGATGGCTTGGCTCATGGCAGACCTTCACACTTACAATCTTGTTAAGGTTGGGAGGAGTGAACACAATAGAGAACAGTGCGAAAATTTTCAGCACCGTCAAACTTATAGTTGACTCCTAGATGCGCAACACCTAAAAAGTCGTTTATCTACCTTTCACAAATCCAATGACACTTGATAATAACCAAGAACTTACTTATAGAAATTCCCAATCGATGGGACAACCGAGCTTATCACTGGCGGTGAACTCCGGTAATCCCTTTAATCACTCAGGGCTGAATTTTGGACAAAACAACGATAGTAAAAAGATTTCTGTGGAAAGTAGTCGTATTGGTGAGATTGTTCCAGGACGAGTTGCCAACATCAAAGTAATTGGTGTTGGTGGCGGCGGTGGTAATGCTGTGAACCGCATGATTGAGTCAGATGTTTCTGGTGTAGAGTTTTGGTCAATTAATACTGATGCTCAAGCTTTAACTCTAGCCGGCGCTCCCAGCCGTTTACAAATTGGGCAGAAACTTACACGCGGTTTAGGTGCAGGTGGTAATCCTGCAATTGGTCAAAAGGCTGCTGAGGAATCACGCGATGAAATTGCAACAGCGTTGGAAGGTGCTGATTTAGTATTTATAACGGCTGGGATGGGCGGCGGTACTGGTACAGGTGCAGCCCCCATTGTCGCAGAAGTAGCCAAAGAAATGGGCGCTTTGACGGTTGGTGTAGTAACACGTCCGTTTGTATTTGAAGGTCGTCGTCGTACCAGTCAGGCAGAACAAGGTATTGAAGGTCTTAAAAGTAGAGTTGATACTTTAATTATTATTCCCAACAATAAATTACTGGAAGTGATCCCAGAACAAACCCCAGTTCAAGAGGCTTTCCGCTACGCCGATGATGTCCTACGTCAAGGGGTACAAGGGATTTCCGACATTATCACTATCCCCGGTTTAGTAAACGTAGACTTTGCTGATGTGCGGGCTGTCATGGCAGATGCGGGATCAGCCCTGATGGGTATTGGCGTAAGTTCTGGTAAATCAAGAGCTAGAGAAGCTGCGATCGCCGCTATTTCTTCACCACTACTAGAATGTTCTATTGAAGGTGCTAGAGGTGTTGTTTTCAACATCACTGGTGGTAGCGACCTCACCCTACACGAAGTCAACGCCGCCGCAGAAACAATATATGAAGTAGTTGATCCCAACGCCAACATTATTTTTGGTGCGGTGATTGATGACAGATTACAAGGAGAAGTAAGAATCACCGTCATTGCTACTGGTTTTACCGGAGAAATACAAGCAGCACCTCAACAAAATACCTCAAATCCAAGGGTAGTATCAGTTCCCCCAAAACGAACATCACCACAAACACCAGCCGTCAATCCCCCAGCAGCTACTCCCGAACCAAAAGAAAAATCTGGATTAGATATTCCTGATTTTCTCCAAAGACGGCGACCAAAAAATTAAGCGGTTTCAGATTTGGGATTATTTAAAATTTATAGTCTCTAGTCAAGCTAAATGCTTTATAAAAACTGCTAATTATCAAGTTGAGCCAGAGGTGCTTTTGTGATCTCCGGTAAATCTTGATGCTGTTAAACATAAATTGTTAGTATTCAAAAAATAAATACACTTGGGCAAGAGTCTATTGACTTTTTTGTCCAAATGTGTATTAAAAACCAAGATAGAAATTAGGTTTATAGCCATCGCTGGATAGATGAGCATACAAACTAACCAGCAAAAAATCCCAAGTAATACCAATTCTCCAAAATTCAGCAATACATACAAACTCCCAAATCCTTGCCAAATGAGGCTTTCTTAATTTTGAATTTTGAATTTTGAATTGGTATAACTTCTAAACTTGTACCTCATACCCTACTTTTGATTCTGTTCTACCCATTGAATTACTTGATGAGCCAGATGAGTTCCATCTAGTCTGTCAATTTCGCGTATCCCTGTGGGGCTAGTAACGTTAACTTCTGTCAAATAGCCACCAATAACATCAATACCTACAAAGATTAGCCCATCTCGACGTAAATTAGTGGCGATTTGGCTACAAATTTCTTGCTCACGGGGAGTAATTTCCGTTTTGGCGACTGTTCCCCCAGTTGCCATATTATTACGGAAATCGCTGCTACTTGCCAAGCGATTGAGAGCGCCAATAGGTTCACCATTAAGTAAAATAATCCGTTTGTCTCCTTCTTTCGCCTCTGGTAAATAGGTTTGTACCATTACAGGTAATCGACCTTGTTGGGTGCTAAGTTCAACTATGGAGTTAAAATTGCGATCGCCTGCTTGTAAAAATAAAATCCCTTCCCCAGCTTTGTTACCCAAGGGTTTGAGAACAGTAGCGCCTTTAGCTTCCACAAATTGGCGGATAAATTGTTTATCAGCACTGACAATAGTTTCGGGAATTGCTTTGGTAAACTGGAGGGCATACATTTTTTCATTGGCCCTACGGATACCATCAGGATTATTAATCACCAAAGTCTTGTTTTGGTCGATGTAATCGAGGACATAGGTAGCAAAAAGGTAAGCATCATTTACTGGTGGATCTGTCCGCATAAATACGGCATCCATCGTTTCTAAAGAATTGAAAGTGCGATCAGCTACGCTGGGCGGAACGCCATCGCCTCCGGCGGGGCGTAGCCCATCGCCTAACTTATACCAAGGATTTGTTGCTACCCAACGCCCTTCAACTAACTGTATGGGTACTAGTTCTACCCGATGTAATATAGCCCAAGCTTTGCTGTTTACCACACTCAACCAATTCGCTTGAGTCACCCAAACTTCATGTCCTAAAATTTGTGCTGCTTCCATCAGTGCCACAC
Above is a genomic segment from Nostoc sp. MS1 containing:
- the ftsZ gene encoding cell division protein FtsZ gives rise to the protein MTLDNNQELTYRNSQSMGQPSLSLAVNSGNPFNHSGLNFGQNNDSKKISVESSRIGEIVPGRVANIKVIGVGGGGGNAVNRMIESDVSGVEFWSINTDAQALTLAGAPSRLQIGQKLTRGLGAGGNPAIGQKAAEESRDEIATALEGADLVFITAGMGGGTGTGAAPIVAEVAKEMGALTVGVVTRPFVFEGRRRTSQAEQGIEGLKSRVDTLIIIPNNKLLEVIPEQTPVQEAFRYADDVLRQGVQGISDIITIPGLVNVDFADVRAVMADAGSALMGIGVSSGKSRAREAAIAAISSPLLECSIEGARGVVFNITGGSDLTLHEVNAAAETIYEVVDPNANIIFGAVIDDRLQGEVRITVIATGFTGEIQAAPQQNTSNPRVVSVPPKRTSPQTPAVNPPAATPEPKEKSGLDIPDFLQRRRPKN
- the gshB gene encoding glutathione synthase, which gives rise to MKLAFIIDPIHQLDPCHDTSVALMEAAQILGHEVWVTQANWLSVVNSKAWAILHRVELVPIQLVEGRWVATNPWYKLGDGLRPAGGDGVPPSVADRTFNSLETMDAVFMRTDPPVNDAYLFATYVLDYIDQNKTLVINNPDGIRRANEKMYALQFTKAIPETIVSADKQFIRQFVEAKGATVLKPLGNKAGEGILFLQAGDRNFNSIVELSTQQGRLPVMVQTYLPEAKEGDKRIILLNGEPIGALNRLASSSDFRNNMATGGTVAKTEITPREQEICSQIATNLRRDGLIFVGIDVIGGYLTEVNVTSPTGIREIDRLDGTHLAHQVIQWVEQNQK